TTGTTTTCTAGATTCCTGAATGTTGCAGAGAGGTAAATTAGAATAATTCGTCAGGTGAAGTACTTTAATAGTTCAAAGTACCAGTATATATTATTCTCACTCACAGTAAGTGGAGGTCCTTAAGTTCTCCAATGCTATCAGGTACTGTTCCCTGAAAACTATTGTTATGCAAGTCCCTTCAAAagaaaaacattaattttaaagaCTATTGAACAGGACTAGCTAGTAACAATGAAGAAAATCACTGTCTGAATGCAAGCAGTGAGACTAACAAAACTTGAAGGTTTATCAAGTCTTCTAACTCTGAACCAAAAGCTGTAAGCTGATTAAAGCTCAAGTTCCTGCAAAGTTGAGCACACAACTTATTTTAGACAATGTTTTCCAAAGAACAATAACTTAGATTGGTAATTCAGATGAAGTATTAATTACAGCATCTTAAGATGTTGCAGGCTGCCGATGTTTTGTATCTCTCCAGCAAGTGAAGTATTATGCAAGTCCCTGCAACAAGAAGAACCTCAAGTTAGTAAGTCAAGAAAGTGAAAAAGTGGCTATTAAGTGATAAGTTGTTAAGATTAATGGCTAGTCTTACAATGATTTGAGATCCAGTAGGTCACCAAATGTTGGGCTGATTGACCTCAAGTTAACATCAAAAAGCTCCCTGCATTAAGTCTAACTTTAATATGTTTTGCTCTTAACAAAAATAAGACcaagagaaagaaaaggaaaggaaaatgTCCTTCTATGGTAAGCTTTGACATACAATGAAGTTACCAGATTTCCTTCACATTCTATGTGTTCCCATGATTTAGGAGAGCATGGATCATCTTCCCAATCAAGATATAGACCAGTTGACTGCCGAATAACCTGGAGGGCTGAAACTGCAAGAATAAAAATTGACCAAAGCTGGTCCAATTGGTTCTAAGGGACTCCTTCAAAGGTCACATATTTTGATAATCAATGTAACTGTATTCGAACCTGTTGTTGAAGAAGTTTCTAAGGGAATGTCTAGGATCTCATAAACCTCAAGAGCATTGATATATGGATAGTAGTGGACAGTCTTCAATGTGATGTTCAAGATCTCAATTCCTTTCATTGTAAAGAACAGACTGCTGACTTCCCATCGATTCACTGTGTAGTTTGATCGAACAATATCCCCATTTATCATTACATCGAATGAAGGGGAGACAGGCAGAATCCCAGCAAAGTAGAGAACAATGTGGTAATCTCCTTGGTGATCAATGGGAAAGTTATATGTCATATCATTCCACCGTGCCAAAACTCTTCCTGTTTGAAGAACAGCCGCAGGAGGGCTCTCTTTCAGAACTGACATATTGAAATTGGCTTGAATATCAAAACCAGAAGACACATGAAATGGGCTGAAGTCCTCATCAGCATCCCAAATTCTATCATACTGATCAATCGGGTACCTTtacatagcacaaaaaaaatttaaacagagaCTTAGGACTAAAACATAACATAATAGACAAGTGAGAGTTCTGACCTTAAGGACCAATTATAACCACAATTAATACGATAACATTTCCTCAGTAACTTATTAGGAAAATCTCCCAAGGCATTGCTGTAAGCTTCTTGAGGAAGTGGCCTAAGTTCAAGGGATGAAATGACTGGAAATCCACCATCTTGAAGAGAGTGAAAACATAAAGATAGAATGTCTTTATCAACTGGCCATATGAACTCTTCAATCCATGGATCGGTATTAGTAAGATTGACAGTGGTTGTAATAGCCCTCCCAAGAGAAACAGAGAATGCAGGTGACTTATTATGTCCGTCATAATCCTTATACACAAACTGGGTCCTAACAAGGACCAGGGATGACACATTCTTCAGTGGAATCTTATAACAGTTTCTAATTGAAGAATCAGGAAAGAACCTAACTGGGAGAGTAGAGgaggagaaaccctcaagaaAATTAACAGTAGTCATGTTACCAACTGAGATATAGGCACCATCTGGTGTCCATGTAATGTTGGAGGAATCAACATAGGTAGTATTTCCACCACAAGACAAGCTCAAGAATCCTGCACATTTCACTAACATAAGCAAGATTCTACCTCAAACCATCCATTTTCTTTTAATAGAATGACTACTGAgcacatacatacatgcatacataacttcAACTTTACACAAGCCAGAAAAGACAGAAGTAGTAAAACCAAGAGATAAAATGGATGAGTGATAGTTAGAGATATATATGTGCAGTAATTTTGAAAGTAGAATGAGTTTAATACAAAGAATTTTATATGTGAACTCATCAGGATAAAATTTTGGATCTGCCTCTGGTTATAGCGTACCTTCAGGATAGCAGAAAGCAACTGTGATGAAGACAGAAGACAGAAGAAACGTCCACGAATAGGAACACCAATGCAGCTCcattaaagaagagaaaaatgctAGAGATAAGTGCCTTAAATACCAAAGAATTTGCCAAAAACTACTTAAGTCTGGAACTGAATCACTGAATTGAAGGGACTGAGGAGAAGGCAATAGAGAATATTGTCGACATGAAGCAGTTGCATCACAGAAACAAAAGAGAGGAAGTGAGTAGGAAAAGAAAGAGGAGACAAGAAGTCCTTTTCTACTTTCCTTTTCTGTTGCTTTGTTGACAGAGTTGAGTAAAggagaagatttgattttgaCGGTCTTTGAAAATGTGTTCACGGACAAATGATTACACTGGTGTTAAGAGTGGGTTAGAGTANNNNNNNNNNNNNNNNNNNNNNNNNNNNNNNNNNNNNNNNNNNNNNNNNNNNNNNNNNNNNNNNNNNNNNNNNNNNNNNNNNNNNNNNNNNNNNNNNNNNNNNNNNNNNNNNNNNNNNNNNNNNNNNNNNNNNNNNNNNNNNNNNNNNNNNNNNNNNNNNNNNNNNNNNNNNNNNNNNNNNNNNNNNNNNNNNNNNNNNNNNNNNNNNNNNNNNNNNNNNNNNNNNNNNNNNNNNNNNNNNNNNNNNNNNNNNNNNNNNNNNNNNNNNNNNNNNNNNNNNNNNNNNNNNNNNNNNNNNNNNNNNNNNNNNNNNNNNNNNNNNNNNNNNNNNNNNNNNNNNNNNNNNNNNNNNNNNNNNNNNNNNNNNNNNNNNNNNNNNNNNNNNNNNNNNNNNNNNNNNNNNNNNNNNNNNNNNNNNNNNNNNNNNNNNNNNNNNNNNNNNNNNNNNNNNNNNNNNNNNNNNNNNNNNNNNNNNNNNNNNNNNNNNNNNNNNNNNNNNNNNNNNNNNNNNNNNNNNNNNNNNNNNNNNNNNNNNNNNNNNNNNNNNNNNNNNNNNNNNNNNNNNNNNNNNNNNNNNNNNNNNNNNNNNNNNNNNNNNNNNNNNNNNNNNNNNNNNNNNNNNNNNNNNNNNNNNNNNNNNNNNNNNNNNNNNNNNNNNNNNNNNNNNNNNNNNNNNNNNNNNNNNNNNNNNNNNNNNNNNNNNNNNNNNNNNNNNNNNNNNNNNNNNNNNNNNNNNNNNNNNNNNNNNNNNNNNNNNNNNNNNNNNNNNNNNNNNNNNNNNNNNNNNNNNNNNNNNNN
The DNA window shown above is from Capsicum annuum cultivar UCD-10X-F1 unplaced genomic scaffold, UCD10Xv1.1 ctg2101, whole genome shotgun sequence and carries:
- the LOC107842714 gene encoding probable LRR receptor-like serine/threonine-protein kinase At5g48740, whose product is MELHWCSYSWTFLLSSVFITVAFCYPEGFLSLSCGGNTTYVDSSNITWTPDGAYISVGNMTTVNFLEGFSSSTLPVRFFPDSSIRNCYKIPLKNVSSLVLVRTQFVYKDYDGHNKSPAFSVSLGRAITTTVNLTNTDPWIEEFIWPVDKDILSLCFHSLQDGGFPVISSLELRPLPQEAYSNALGDFPNKLLRKCYRINCGYNWSLRYPIDQYDRIWDADEDFSPFHVSSGFDIQANFNMSVLKESPPAAVLQTGRVLARWNDMTYNFPIDHQGDYHIVLYFAGILPVSPSFDVMINGDIVRSNYTVNRWEVSSLFFTMKGIEILNITLKTVHYYPYINALEVYEILDIPLETSSTTVSALQVIRQSTGLYLDWEDDPCSPKSWEHIECEGNLVTSLELFDVNLRSISPTFGDLLDLKSLDLHNTSLAGEIQNIGSLQHLKMLNLSFNQLTAFGSELEDLINLQVLLVSLLAFRQDLHNNSFQGTVPDSIGELKDLHLLNLENNKLQGPLPQSLNRGSLQVLSSGNLNPTIETPQVTVFAPTKRKRHNRLAVILAVGGAVFALFGVFISVFLYIRRRKTGDTYASRTAAEMKNWNAAKVFSYKEIKAATNSFKEVIGRGSFGSVYLGRLPDGRQVAVKVRFDKTQLGADSFMNELEGFCHESKQQILVYEYLPGGSLTDNLYGAMRKKLTLSWVCRLKIAVDAAKGLDYLHNGSEPKIIHRDVKSSNILLDADMNAKVSDFGLSKRVTQSDATHVSTVVKGTAGYLDPEYYSTQQLTEKSDIYSFGVVLIELICGRGSRSHSGSPDSFNLILKIKGFDSCVGVALKVFHFTL